From the genome of Fusarium keratoplasticum isolate Fu6.1 chromosome 11, whole genome shotgun sequence, one region includes:
- a CDS encoding Solute carrier family 40 protein: MQPNSSINQERIHDERSPLLAGVQHLPDHRVPASIARRLYLSHFLSTWNSRVFEFGAVLYMATIFPGTLMPMSVYAFVRGLSAIAFAPAVGMYIDTGNRLQVARVSIVFQRVVVAASCAIFYILLKGLPAGSPAGLGLLLVATLFACIEKLCSIMNLVSVEKDWVVVVAEKDPEALRIINAQMRRIDLLCKLLGPLFIALIDGYSSEVAIVVNFAMNAASVVVEYFAIARVYWEVPELQRSKQEHQPSVQSGSSQDSGGLGKRSWQRLKIVVTRSATDFYFYFNHRAFLPSFAGAMLYFTVLSFAGQMVTYLLSAGYSSMQIGFARTLSVVFEVLATWFAPWLMGRIGVVRAGLWLSASQVITLAAGFAVFWICEKNSLLSASGLVVGTILSRLGLRGFDLCIQLIVQEDVEAESRGAFSSVEAAWQNAFELLSYASTILFYHPNEFKWPSLLSVAAVISASVAYTIYVYLRRGHLLHLELLTGLLKTKKAKQAEHDRGISRITSTSDV, encoded by the exons ATGCAGCCAAACTCGTCGATTAACCAAGAGCGCATCCATGACGAACGCTCGCCGCTCCTTGCGGGCGTTCAGCACCTTCCAGACCATCGTGTCCCAGCTTCGATAGCACGGCGGCTCTACCTATCACATTTCCTGTCAACATGGAACTCACGCGTTTTCGAGTTCGGCGCCGTTTTGTACATGGCCACCATATTCCCCGGAACGCTTATGCCCATGTCTGTGTACGCATTCGTACGTGGACTATCTGCTATCGCTTTCGCGCCGGCGGTTGGCATGTATATTGATACTGGCAATCGTCTGCAGGTCGCTCGAGTGTCTATTG TCTTTCAGagagtcgtcgtcgctgccTCCTGTGCCATCTTCTATATCCTCCTCAAAGGGCTTCCCGCTGGCTCTCCCGCGGGACTCGGCCTGCTCCTAGTCGCCACCTTGTTCGCCTGCATCGAGAAGCTTTGCTCTATAATGAACCTCGTGTCGGTCGAGAAGGACTGG GTGGTAGTTGTTGCAGAGAAAGATCCTGAGGCCCTTCGAATCATCAATGCACAGATGCGACGTATCGACTTGCTCTGCAAACTACTCGGTCCTCTCTTCATCGCCTTGATAGATGGATATTCCTCAGAGGTagccatcgtcgtcaatTTCGCCATGAATGCGGCATCAGTCGTTGTCGAGTACTTCGCAATCGCGAGAGTTTACTGGGAGGTCCCGGAACTACAGAGGTCCAAGCAGGAGCATCAGCCATCAGTTCAATCCGGCTCGTCGCAGGATTCTGGTGGCTTGGGTAAGAGAAGCTGGCAACGGCTCAAAATTGTTGTCACCAGGTCTGCCACCGacttttatttttactttAACCACCGCGCCTTTCTTCCGTCTTTTGCTGGCGCCATGCTCTACTTCACGGTGCTTAGCTTTGCTGGCCAAATGGTTACATACCTTCTTTCCGCTGGCTATAGCTCGATGCAGATAGGTTTTGCTCGAACCTTGAGTGTTGTCTTCGAAGTCCTAGCAACGTGGTTTGCGCCTTGGCTCATGGGCCGGATTGGGGTTGTGAGAGCCGGCCTCTGGCTCAGTGCCAGTCAGGTTATCACGCTGGCTGCTGGATTTGCTGTGTTTTGGATTTGTGAGAAAAATTCCCTTCTCTCGGCTAGTGGCCTTGTTGTGGGAACAATATTGAGTCGTCTGGGCCTCCGTGGATTTGATCTCTGCATTCAACTCATCGTCCAAGAG GACGTCGAGGCTGAAAGTCGCGGTGCGTTTTCCTCTGTTGAGGCCGCTTGGCAAAATGCCTTTGAGCTCCTCTCATACGCTTCAACTATACTTTTTTACCATCCGAATGAGTTCAAGTGGCCCTCGCTTCTTTCTGTTGCAGCCGTCATTTCAGCGAGTGTAGCATACACGATATATGTCTATCTCCGTAGGGGTCATCTCTTGCATCTTGAGTTATTGACAGGTTTAttgaagaccaagaaggcaAAGCAGGCGGAACATGATAGGGGGATTAGTCGGATTACCTCTACTTCCGATGTCTAG
- a CDS encoding PKS-ER domain-containing protein codes for MPHPPNKAIYLDSQGKHIIRIIDEQYVPIGAQSLVEVKYSAINPADTRHYYMGISEVVSGYEFAGTVREIGPDSPFKLGQEVFGFSIPGDRRPLHLGAHQDFLLAENLLTYERPEDMDATSAVTMLVGALTAIDGLFNTLEYGLPAAGLEGDDPTDVPILIWGGSSVVGQSAIKLAKAAGFNPILTTASPHNHNALKELGATHCFDYRSPTIVQDIRATMKGLNKKLKTVFDSVATGLGVFEGLTKEQEQAIQAKYDQSSPGIARRCCDPDVPEDELRLSASLVVAKDPTWKFALMFRTVDTMDHGVGDEEMSSEERQAEEAKIRRWGARNDYTIRWLIKNHAKYWQAPRTRVVETAEEGIQAMKDVFSGKTSREKVIIKHPM; via the coding sequence ATGCCTCACCCACCCAATAAAGCCATCTACCTGGACTCCCAGGGCAAACATATTATCCGCATCATCGATGAACAATATGTGCCCATTGGAGCTCAGTCCCTTGTGGAAGTGAAGTACTCGGCCATCAACCCCGCTGATACTCGTCACTACTACATGGGAATCTCGGAAGTCGTCTCAGGTTACGAGTTTGCAGGCACTGTCCGAGAAATCGGTCCAGACTCGCCcttcaagcttggccaggaAGTGTTTGGCTTTTCCATCCCTGGTGatcgtcgtcctcttcatctgggAGCTCATCAGGATTTTCTCTTGGCTGAGAATTTATTGACGTATGAGAGACCTGAGGACATGGATGCCACCTCGGCTGTCACCATGCTCGTCGGAGCTCTTACCGCTATCGATGGCTTGTTCAACACTCTTGAATATGGCCTCCCGGCTGCCGGtctcgagggcgacgaccCGACTGATGTGCCGATCCTGATCTGGGGTGGTTCTAGTGTTGTAGGCCAGAGTGCTatcaagctggccaaggccgcagGTTTCAACCCCATTCTCACCACGGCTTCGCCACACAATCATAACGCGTTGAAGGAGCTGGGCGCGACGCATTGCTTCGACTACCGCAGTCCTACGATAGTGCAAGACATTCGCGCCACAATGAAGGGAttgaacaagaagctcaaaACTGTCTTTGATAGCGTCGCGACTGGCTTGGGCGTCTTTGAAGGCCTCACAAAGGAACAGGAGCAAGCAATCCAAGCGAAGTACGACCAGAGCTCCCCTGGCATTGCTCGTCGATGCTGTGACCCCGATGTCCCGGAAGATGAGCTGCGCCTGAGTGCATCGCTCGTCGTTGCCAAAGACCCAACCTGGAAGTTTGCACTCATGTTTCGAACTGTTGACACGATGGACCACGgcgttggcgatgaagagatgAGTTCTGAGGAGaggcaggccgaggaggcaaAGATTAGACGATGGGGAGCTCGCAATGATTATACCATTCGTTGGTTGATCAAGAATCATGCAAAATAttggcaagctcctcgaACGAGGGTCGTTGAGACGGCAGAAGAGGGTATCCAGGCTATGAAGGATGTATTTAGTGGGAAGACGAGCAGGGAGAAGGTGATCATCAAGCATCCTATGTGA
- a CDS encoding Peptidase A1 domain-containing protein has translation MFFALFAGLVAAAQAQHVPVQGDGLLRFPLRVSSGAPVVKGVTKRQEEVALEAQLNGNFYSVDLTIGTPGQTVTVNFDTGSPELWVNPDCSQADNPEFCESFGHFNESSTFTDLGTQGTIIYGTGMVRFNRSTDYIAVGSARISQQIFGVADSSFVTNVGVMGASPWLSGWEGDYPLVLDNLATQGFINSRAFSLDIRSIGSDRGSVIFGGIDTRKFSGQLEKRSIIPGDDSPDGYTRYWVYLDGLTLVQNGKKIPILSKPTRQAVMLDSGYTLSTLPGPIVQAIVDSFPTAKTIPESPLYSVDCSVMDMAGTVDFLFGETVIKVPYADFIWKRPDGACRLGVFQDDNFPVLGDTFLRAAYVVYDWDNRNIWLANNEDCGSKLVAIGKGPNAVPALTGECSRSDSNTTTVPTTSVAANSTAVPSTLSSTQYHNTSMALTTSGSYPTGTYPTGHAGVTSTVTYSEVHTITSCPPTVTNCPVGSVTTELVTSYHVINCPGNGACGGKVTRPDTAKVPQSTATYTIHMPTMCRCQTGCPKDAYKTENQVITVKPVKENPYPTPIYGPVSHPSNHTVTGIHLASTTAGSFNPDGCTTCHAQNEPTGVPATDVAPSGAVPTGVAPTPVTAGADSKAPGILVAAVGLVAAVML, from the exons ATGTTTTTCGCTCTTTTTGCTGGCTTGGTCGCTGCGGCGCAGGCCCAGCACGTCCCAGTGCAGGGAGACGGGCTCCTCCGATTTCCGCTCCGCGTGTCCAGCGGCGCTCCtgtcgtcaagggcgtcacGAAGCGACAGGAGGAGGTCGCGCTGGAAGCCCAGCTGAATGGCAACTTTTACAGCGTCGACTTGACGATTGGTACACCAGGCCAGACTGTTACGGTTAATTTTGATACTGGATCTCCGGAGCTTTGGGTGAATCCCGATTGTAGCCAGGCTGACAACCCCGAGTTTTGCGAGTCGTTTGGGCATTTTAATGAGAGCAGTACCTTTACGGATCTTGGGACGCAGGGAACTATCATTTACGGTACTGGAATGGTCAGGTTCAACCGTAGCACTGATTACATTGCGGTCGGCT CTGCGAGAATCTCGCAACAAATCTTTGGAGTCGCAGACAGCAGTTTTGTCACCAATGTTGGTGTCATGGGTGCCAGTCCATGGCTGAGTGGTTGGGAAGGCGACTATCCTTTGGTCCTTGACAACTTGGCCACTcaaggcttcatcaacagccGAGCTTTTAGTCTTGATATCCGAAGTATTGGTAGTGATAGAG GCTCCGTCATCTTTGGAGGTATTGATACTCGCAAGTTCTCTGGTCAACTTGAGAAGCGTTCCATCATTCCTGGTGACGACTCCCCGGACGGATATACTCG ATACTGGGTCTATCTCGACGGCCTCACCCTTGTCCAGAACGGCAAGAAGATCCCCATCCTCTCCAAGCCCACCCGACAAGCCGTCATGCTTGATAGCGGTTACACTTTGAGCACCCTCCCTGGCCCCATTGTCCAGGCCATTGTCGACTCTTTCCCCACAGCCAAGACCATCCCCGAGTCTCCTCTGTACTCGGTGGACTGCTCGGTGATGGACATGGCCGGCACCGTCGACTTTCTATTTGGAGAAACTGTCATCAAGGTTCCGTACGCAGACTTTATCTGGAAGCGACCGGATGGCGCTTGCAGACTGGGAGTCTTTCAAGATGATA ACTTCCCCGTCCTAGGAGACACCTTCCTGCGTGCCGCTTACGTCGTTTACGACTGGGATAACCGCAACATCTGGCTTGCCAATAACGAAGACTGCGGATCTAAGCTCGTTGCTATTGGAAAAGGTCCCAATGCTGTCCCTGCTCTCACCGGCGAGTGCAGCCGCTCTGATAGCAACACTACAACTGTCCCAACGACTTCGGTTGCAGCCAACTCAACGGCGGTCCCCTCTACTCTTTCTTCGACGCAATACCACAACACGTCCATGGCTCTAACTACTTCCGGCTCATACCCGACGGGGACTTATCCCACGGGACATGCGGGCGTGACCTCGACAGTCACATACAGCGAGGTGCACACAATTACTTCGTGTCCCCCTACTGTGACCAACTGCCCAGTTGGCTCAGTTACGACGGAGCTGGTCACATCCTACCATGTCATCAACTGCCCCGGAAATGGTGCCTGCGGTGGCAAGGTAACGCGTCCTGATACTGCCAAGGTCCCTCAATCGACCGCAACCTACACGATTCACATGCCTACCATGTGCAGATGCCAAACTGGCTGCCCCAAGGATGCTTACAAGACTGAGAACCAAGTCATCACGGTTAAGCCTGTCAAGGAGAATCCTTATCCCACCCCCATCTATGGGCCTGTTAGCCATCCCTCCAACCACACCGTCACCGGTATTCATTTGGCCAGCACCACCGCCGGCAGCTTCAACCCTGATGGTTGCACAACTTGCCACGCTCAGAATGAGCCCACTGGTGTCCCTGCCACTGATGTCGCTCCCTCTGGTGCGGTTCCCACTGGTGTTGCTCCCACGCCAGTGACTGCCGGAGCTGATTCCAAGGCTCCTGGTATCTTGGTCGCTGCCGTCGGGCTTGTGGCTGCTGTAATGCTGTAG